One region of Quercus lobata isolate SW786 chromosome 2, ValleyOak3.0 Primary Assembly, whole genome shotgun sequence genomic DNA includes:
- the LOC115976694 gene encoding LOW QUALITY PROTEIN: DNA repair protein UVH3 (The sequence of the model RefSeq protein was modified relative to this genomic sequence to represent the inferred CDS: inserted 1 base in 1 codon): MGVHGLWELLAPVGRRVSVETLAGKKLAIDASIWMVQFMKAMRDEKGEMVRNAHLLGFFRRICKLLFLRTKPVFVFDGATPALKRRTVIARRRLRDKAVAKVRKTAEKLLLNQLKAMKLKELAKDIEKQKQKQKNDPKGETILSDQINMEGSQSERNDSVSGSLNQEKLDEMLAASIEAEERRRFANNASTSSAAAALPSEEEDGSDEEVMILPPEHGEVDPAVLAALPPSMQRDLLVQLKGKKMKNLTVDVENQRQMKDDDSKGKKILSDEIDVLAYTPNNDDLVSRSDNQEKLDEMLAASIAAEEXRDVANNVSESGAPFASEDEDGKEYEDEDEDEDEEMMLPAMNGEIDPSVLASLPPSMQLDLLVQMRERLMAENRQKYQRVKKDPSKFSELQIQAYLKTVSFRREIDEVQKSAAGRGVGGVQTSRIASEANREFIFSSSFTGDKQVLTSAKAQRNVDKKQDTQRERPSQDSTNNVASTSKSDTVTSSVEGLNESRTVSDDNIETFLDERGRFRVSRVRAMGIRMTRDIQRNLDLMKEIENESANLKKIANTRTMLNRSEISLPVSFPGEGHSLETSHDRNSESVDLNQRNEESMLKIDSSIEISFEDEGDNKCLDCDDDLFACLAAVNPVRITTDNILSRKQPSNSDSDCDWEEGIIEGKGNNFSNDVRGEITPSLEEGNVNDESEVEWEEGVCDFPKSTSSCQAESRTVSKGWLEEEADMQEAIRRSLEYAGDKETSLNMPQYENISAENVHEGIGLFEQKNNMVKKLLLEENGAKKKESFCEIVDGVEKPDNVAGITVSEAINSSGSQSNSSVAYNSDHSGMLINKPCETYVGSCSEQSTQDESKKGCLYRKMPCAESVTPMEKEAPVIAEQLLDTFSAGASLSTFPNRGSEGSSHIADAISGANTNSIRIGDKINDTEAEPIHFNDEADPAFPLKKLSTKYLTNDIDFPQKLAAENKYDNHAEEREQNKGKDPFEVNENLQFEVAEANLEEEMLILDQEYMNLGDEQRKLERNAENVSSEMFAECQELLQMFGLPYIIAPMEAEAQCAYMELANLVDGVVTDDSDVFLFGAKSVYKNIFDDRKYVETYFMKDIEKELGLTREKLIRMALLLGSDYTEGVSGIGIVNAIEVVNAFPADDGLHKFREWIESPDPTILKKFDAETGSSSKKRGPKVSDGLNCSKSNINDVSALDQNISQAQEQKQSVIDMQDIKQIFMDKHRNVSKNWHIPSSFPSEAVITAYSSPQVDKSTEPFTWGKPDHFVLRKLCWEKFGWGSQKVDELIVPVLKEYAKHETQLRLEAFYTFNERFAKIRSKRIKKAVKGITGNQASELMDDPLQEVSKSRKKRRVSPAEPGDKNFEKPSKKIKESDVQNQRKYSEKSTPKQLRKRRNGGESVPSIEENLETTMEEEGRRNQNRRLHGKGRGRGRGRGRGVGRGRGKRSSGLESCESSEDDSGDEQEVLVDKIEGPEEARRSRRFQKPVNYSVNDLEADDADKSSDRSDKGYSDEEAVELDLSSAQGVSGDAAAGHDEKKQHDSGAPALEEHLHRDNVETGGRFCTDKFEIGQPDVSPHGDSFEAEFSKHYLEIGGGFCLDEDETQNDQDGAHDPTMATASGNAELSHCSGLMDEADLDCGSVQFNLGPKGALNEAQDSEKTDAYDTESKLDHLNASSNDNNSKEHVSLQDNAKNDTGTTSVGGLSAMPFLKRKRRKS; this comes from the exons atggGAGTGCACGGTCTCTGGGAACTACTAGCCCCCGTGGGTCGCCGCGTGTCCGTCGAAACCCTCGCCGGAAAAAAGCTCGCCATCG ATGCGAGCATATGGATGGTACAATTCATGAAGGCGATGCGAGACGAGAAAGGCGAGATGGTTCGGAACGCACATTTGTTAGGGTTCTTTCGCCGAATTTGCAAGCTTTTGTTCCTCAGAACCAAGCCTGTTTTCGTCTTCGACGGCGCCACCCCCGCTCTCAAGCGCCGCACCGTCATCGCCCGCCGCAGGCTCCGCGATAAAGCCGTCGCTAAGGTCCGAAAGACCGCCGAGAAGTTGCTCCTCAATCAG CTCAAGGCAATGAAGCTGAAAGAACTAGCAAAGGATATTGAGAAGCAGAAGCAGAAGCAGAAGAATGATCCCAAGGGTGAGACAATTTTGTCAGATCAAATCAACATGGAGGGCAGTCAGTCAGAAAGGAATGATAGTGTTTCTGGGAGTCTCAATCAGGAGAAGCTAGATGAAAT GCTGGCAGCATCTATTGAAGCAGAGGAACGTAGGAGGTTTGCTAACAATGCATCGACATCCTCTGCTGCTGCTGCTCTTCCTTCCGAGGAGGAGGATGGCAGTGATGAAGAAGTGATGATACTG CCACCAGAGCATGGTGAAGTTGATCCAGCTGTGTTAGCAGCTTTACCTCCATCGATGCAACGTGATCTTCTTGTTCAG CTCAAGggaaagaagatgaaaaatttgaCAGTGGATGTTGAGAACCAGAGACAGATGAAGGATGATGACTCCAAGGGTAAGAAGATTTTGTCAGATGAAATTGATGTGCTTGCTTATACTCCAAACAATGATGATCTGGTATCGAGGAGTGACAATCAGGAAAAGCTAGATGAAAT GTTGGCAGCATCTATTGCAGCAGAGG AACGGGATGTAGCTAACAATGTATCTGAATCTGGTGCTCCTTttgcttctgaggatgaggatgggAAAGAATATGAAGacgaagatgaagatgaagatgaagaaatgaTGCTG CCTGCAATGAATGGTGAAATTGATCCATCTGTTTTAGCTTCTTTGCCTCCATCAATGCAACTTGATCTTCTTGTTCAG ATGAGAGAAAGATTGATGGCAGAAAACAGACAAAAATATCAGAGAGTCAAGAAG GATCCTTCAAAGTTCTCTGAGCTGCAAATACAAGCTTATCTTAAAACTGTTTCTTTCCGTCGGGAGATAGATGAAGTGCAGAAATCTGCTGCAGGGAGGGGAGTAGGAGGTGTACAGACTTCTAGGATTGCATCTGAAGCCAACAGAGAATTTATTTTCTCGTCATCATTTACTGGTGATAAACA AGTTCTTACGTCAGCCAAAGCACAGAGAAATGTAGATAAGAAACAAGATACACAGAGGGAGCGCCCTTCTCAAGATTCAACCAATAATGTAGCATCTACCAGTAAATCTGATACTGTGACTAGTTCAGTAGAGGGGCTCAATGAATCTAGAACGGTTTCTGATGACAATATTGAGACATTTCTGGATGAGAGGGGGCGTTTTCGTGTCAGTAGAGTAAGAGCCATGGGGATCCGTATGACCCGTGATATACAAAGGAATTTGGATTTGATGAAAGAGATTGAGAATGAGAGTGCAAATTTGAAGAAGATTGCAAATACTCGAACTATGCTCAATAGAAGTGAAATTAGTCTCCCAGTAAGTTTTCCTGGTGAAGGTCATTCTTTAGAAACTTCACATGACAGAAATAGTGAATCTGTTGATTTGAATCAGAGAAATGAGGAATCCATGTTAAAAATTGATTCTTCCATAGAGATATCCTTTGAGGATGAGGGGGATAACAAATGTCTTGATTGTGATGATGATCTATTTGCTTGTTTAGCAGCTGTAAATCCAGTAAGAATCACTACTGACAACATCCTGTCAAGGAAGCAACCTTCTAATTCTGATTCAGACTGTGACTGGGAGGAAGGAATCATCGAAGGGAAAGGTAACAATTTTTCTAATGATGTTAGAGGGGAAATTACGCCCTCCCTTGAGGAAGGTAACGTTAATGATGAGAGTGAGGTGGAATGGGAGGAAGGAGTTTGTGACTTCCCTAAAAGCACCTCCTCTTGTCAAGCTGAATCAAGAACAGTTTCTAAAGGTTGGTTGGAAGAAGAGGCTGATATGCAGGAGGCAATAAGGAGGAGTCTTGAGTATGCAGGGGATAAGGAAACTAGTCTTAATATGCCTCAATACGAGAACATTTCCGCAGAAAATGTTCATGAAGGTATTGGACTCtttgaacaaaaaaacaatatgGTTAAGAAGCTTTTGCTGGAGGAGaatggagctaaaaaaaaagaatcattttgTGAAATTGTGGATGGAGTGGAGAAGCCAGATAATGTGGCTGGAATAACTGTCTCAGAAGCCATTAATTCTTCTGGGAGTCAGTCAAACTCATCTGTGGCTTATAATTCTGATCACTCCGGAATGCTGATAAATAAGCCATGTGAAACCTATGTAGGTTCCTGTTCTGAACAATCAACTCAAGATGAAAGCAAGAAGGGGTGTTTGTACAGAAAAATGCCTTGTGCTGAATCTGTGACCCCTATGGAAAAGGAGGCCCCTGTGATTGCAGAACAACTTTTGGATACATTTAGTGCAGGTGCTAGCTTATCTACTTTTCCTAACAGGGGTTCAGAGGGTAGTTCTCATATTGCTGATGCCATATCTGGTGCCAATACCAATAGCATTCGCATTGGTGATAAGATAAATGACACTGAAGCTGAACCAATACATTTTAATGATGAGGCTGACCCTGCCTTTCCTCTGAAGAAGTTATCCACAAAATACTTAACAAATGACATTGATTTTCCGCAGAAGTTGGCTGCAGAAAATAAATATGACAATCATGCTGAGGAAAGGGAGCAAAACAAGGGAAAAGATCCCTTTGAGGTAAATGAAAATTTGCAGTTTGAAGTCGCAGAGGCTAATTTGGAGGAGGAAATGCTAATTCTAGATCAAGAATATATGAATCTAGGAGATGAGCAGAGAAAGCTTGAGCGTAATGCAGAAAATGTCAGCAGCGAGATGTTTGCAGAATGTCAG GAACTACTGCAGATGTTTGGATTGCCTTATATAATTGCACCGATGGAAGCAGAAGCTCAGTGTGCTTATATGGAACTTGCAAACCTTGTTGATGGTGTTGTGACTGATGACTCTGATGTGTTTTTGTTTGGGGCAAAAAGTGTTTACAAGAATATATTTGATGATCGAAAATATGTCGAGACATACTTCATGAAG GACATTGAGAAGGAGCTTGGCCTGACAAGAGAAAAATTAATTCGGATGGCGTTGCTTCTTGGAAGTGATTATACTGAAGGTGTCAG TGGGATTGGCATTGTCAATGCTATTGAGGTTGTAAATGCATTTCCTGCGGATGATGGCCTCCATAAATTCCGGGAATGGATTGAGTCACCAGATCCCACCATCCTTAAGAAGTTTGATGCTGAAACAGGATCAAGTTCGAAAAAAAGGGGACCTAAAGTTAGTGATGGTTTGAATTGCTCAAAAAGCAATATAAATGATGTGTCTGCATTGGACCAAAACATTTCCCAAGCTCAAGAGCAGAAGCAGTCTGTAATTGACATGCAAGACATAAAGCAGATTTTCATGGATAAGCAT AGAAATGTGAGCAAGAACTGGCACATTCCTTCTTCATTTCCAAGTGAAGCAGTTATAACAGCCTACTCTTCCCCACAAGTGGACAAGTCAACTGAGCCTTTCACATGGGGAAAGCCAGATCATTTTGTTCTTCGCAA ATTGTGTTGGGAAAAGTTTGGTTGGGGTAGCCAGAAGGTAGATGAGTTGATAGTACCTGTTCTGAAGGAGTACGCTAAACATGAG ACTCAATTACGGCTGGAAGCATTTTACACTTTTAATGAACGATTTGCAAAAATTCGTAGCAAGAGAATTAAGAAAGCTGTTAAAGGAATCACTGGAAACCAAGCCTCAGAGTTGATGGATGATCCCTTGCAAGAGGTTTCTAaaagtagaaagaaaagaagagtaaGCCCTGCTGAACCTGGGGATAAAAACTTTGAAAAGCcttcaaagaaaataaaggagaGTGATGTTCAGAATCAGAGGAAATATTCAGAAAAATCTACACCCAAGCAGTTAAGGAAAAGGAGGAATGGTGGGGAGTCTGTTCCATCTATAGAGGAGAATCTAGAAACAACTATGGAGGAAGAAGGCAGGCGAAATCAGAACAGAAGATTGCATGGGAAAGGAAGAGGCagaggaagagggagaggcAGGGGAGTAGGCCGAGGAAGGGGTAAAAGAAGTTCTGGTTTGGAATCTTGTGAAAGCAGCGAGGATGACAGTGGTGATGAACAAGAAGTTCTTGTGGACAAGATAGAAGGGCCAGAAGAAGCGAGAAGG TCAAGGCGATTTCAGAAGCCTGTGAATTACAGTGTGAATGACTTGGAAGCTGATGATGCAGACAAGTCATCAGACCGAAGTGATAAAGGATACTCTGATGAAGAGGCAGTAGAATTAGATCTATCTTCGGCCCAGGGTGTAAGTGGAGATGCTGCTGCTGGTCATGACGAAAAGAAACAACATGATTCAGGAGCTCCTGCTCTTGAGGAGCACTTGCATAGAGACAATGTAGAAACGGGTGGCAGGTTTTGCACTGACAAATTTGAAATTGGTCAACCAGATGTGAGCCCACATGGCGATTCTTTTGAGGCTGAGTTTTCCAAACACTACCTCGAAATAGGAGGTGGATTTTGCTTGGATGAAGATGAGACACAGAATGACCAAGATGGAGCTCATGACCCAACTATGGCTACTGCCTCAGGAAATGCTGAGCTATCCCACTGCTCTGGTTTAATGGATGAAGCAGATCTTGATTGTGGTTCAGTTCAATTTAACTTGGGCCCCAAAGGTGCCTTAAATGAAGCCCAAGATAGTGAGAAGACAGACGCATATGATACCGAGTCCAAACTGGACCATCTAAATGCCTCAAGTAATGATAATAATTCCAAGGAGCATGTGTCCCTGCAGGATAATGCTAAAAATGATACTGGGACCACCTCTGTTGGAGGTCTAAGTGCTATGccttttttgaaaagaaagcGCAGGAAGAGCTAA
- the LOC115976696 gene encoding G-type lectin S-receptor-like serine/threonine-protein kinase SD2-5: MGISSWASCAVLLYLVLFLTPSCPILFLVTALPGNYLAADASTSLTNSLSAPDSVKFDDGSFARIILLSNFSNGFFPGFACGCGFICNQTCNSHLFAIFTLSYDYTVANISKSKGPKVVWSANPENPVSINATLQLTSEKGLVLKDANGTTVWSTNIFSKSVAALNFTDMCNLQLLDDKNATVWQSFDHPTDTLVVGQKLVAGQQLTSQGGLFSFCVSRQGLFAYINSNPPQRYFTSTSENTSNIQFLEDNLTVSSYGEMSGFSWLIPSTKFVSNRYMRLGADNGHLKVYDLFWREVQDFSSTFTDYCAFPTVCGNYSICRNGQCGCPRPINATSYFQPIEEMQPDHGCSLITPLSCAASKTHILLELHNITYFLFTQDPPTIDPDYKHISLDSCKQACLKNCSCKAAFYNSSKRVGNCYLIPQIFSLMAIDQDNTDLKVYIKVQNVSSSEPPRQQTNHRKKKKVIMGSSLGSLLVIFLLIGILALLFWKKENADEAEEYYLDHVPGMPTRYSYDDLQAITENFNKELGRGGFGTVFEGTLPDGTKVAVKHLDGFSQIKKSFLAEVETIGSIHHINLVRLNGFCAEKYHRLLVYEYMSNGSLDRWIFHKNPEILLDWKLRKKIIIEIARGLSYLHEECRQKIVHLDIKPHNILLDENFNAKVSDFGLSKLVDHDQSQVVTNMRGTPGYMAPEWLSSMITEKVDVYSFGVVLLEILCGRRNLDRSQPEEEMHLLDLFKKNIVEDRLLDLVDKYSEDMQLHGGEVVNTMRVAAWCLQNDFTRRPSMSMVVKVLEGAVNVESDLDYFFSNQSLPNMRAGVENQEVHIVAASSLFPSILSGPR; the protein is encoded by the coding sequence ATGGGTATAAGCAGCTGGGCCTCCTGTGCTGTTCTTCTTTACCTTGTTCTTTTTCTAACACCTTCTTGTCCAATCCTATTCCTAGTCACAGCACTGCCTGGCAACTATCTTGCTGCAGACGCTTCTACTTCATTGACCAACAGTCTTTCCGCTCCTGATTCTGTGAAGTTCGATGATGGATCATTTGCGAGAATCATACTTTTAAGTAATTTCTCCAATGGTTTTTTCCCTGGTTTTGCTTGTGGTTGTGGCTTCATCTGTAATCAAACGTGCAACAGTCATCTCTTTGCCATTTTCACTCTTTCTTACGACTACACCGTTGCCAATATTTCAAAATCTAAAGGTCCAAAAGTAGTATGGTCTGCTAACCCAGAGAATCCTGTTAGCATTAATGCGACTTTGCAGCTTACTTCAGAAAAAGGTTTGGTGTTAAAAGATGCTAATGGAACTACAGTGTGGTCCACAAACATCTTCAGCAAATCTGTGGCTGCCCTAAACTTCACCGACATGTGCAACCTCCAGCTCTTGGATGACAAGAATGCAACAGTTTGGCAATCTTTTGATCACCCAACCGACACACTGGTTGTTGGGCAAAAATTGGTGGCGGGGCAGCAACTCACTAGTCAAGGAGGATTGTTTTCGTTCTGTGTCTCCAGGCAAGGGTTATTTGCTTATATCAATTCTAATCCTCCCCAACGCTATTTTACTTCTACTAGTGAGAATACCAGTAATATTCAATTTTTGGAGGACAATTTAACTGTCTCCAGCTATGGAGAAATGAGCGGTTTTAGTTGGCTTATTCCTTCAACAAAATTCGTCTCAAATCGTTATATGAGATTAGGGGCTGACAATGGACACTTGAAAGTGTATGATTTGTTTTGGAGAGAAGTACAAGATTTTTCCTCTACATTTACTGATTACTGTGCTTTCCCTACAGTTTGCGGAAATTATAGTATTTGTAGAAACGGCCAGTGTGGTTGTCCTAGACCTATAAATGCAACAAGCTATTTTCAGCCCATCGAAGAAATGCAACCTGACCATGGCTGCTCCCTGATTACTCCCTTGTCTTGTGCAGCTTCCAAAACTCACATTCTTTTAGAGCTCCATAACATCACATACTTTCTCTTTACTCAAGACCCCCCAACTATAGATCCAGATTACAAACATATAAGTTTAGATAGCTGTAAACAGGCTTGCTTAAAAAATTGTTCGTGCAAAGCTGCTTTTTATAATTCGAGCAAACGTGTAGGGAATTGCTATTTAATACcccaaattttttcattaatggcCATTGATCAAGATAATACTGACCTTAAAGTTTACATTAAGGTCCAAAATGTCTCAAGTTCAGAACCTCCTCGACAACAAACAAAccatagaaagaagaaaaaagtaataatgGGATCTAGCCTCGGATCTTTgcttgttatttttcttttaattggaATCTTGGCTTTACTATTTTGGAAGAAGGAAAATGCAGATGAAGCAGAGGAGTATTATTTGGATCATGTACCAGGAATGCCCACAAGGTATTCTTATGATGATTTGCAAGCGATaacagaaaatttcaataagGAACTCGGTAGGGGAGGATTTGGCACAGTTTTTGAAGGGACTCTACCTGATGGCACAAAAGTTGCAGTGAAGCATCTTGATGGTTTTAGTCAAATCAAGAAATCGTTTTTGGCAGAAGTTGAAACAATTGGCAGCATCCATCATATTAATTTGGTAAGACTAAATGGATTTTGTGCTGAAAAATATCATAGGCTTCTTGTTTATGAGTACATGTCTAATGGGTCTTTAGATAGATGGATATTTCACAAAAATCCTGAAATTTTGCTTGATTGGAAACTTAGAAAGAAGATCATCATTGAAATTGCAAGGGGACTATCTTATTTGCATGAAGAATGCAGGCAAAAGATAGTTCACTTGGATATAAAACCACATAACATCCTCTTAGATGAGAATTTTAATGCAAAAGTCTCTGATTTTGGGTTATCTAAACTAGTTGACCATGACCAAAGCCAAGTTGTGACAAACATGAGAGGGACTCCTGGTTATATGGCTCCAGAATGGTTGAGTTCAATGATTACAGAAAAGGTAGATGTCTATAGCTTTGGAGTAGTACTCTTGGAGATTTTGTGTGGAAGGAGAAATTTGGATCGCTCTCAGCCAGAGGAAGAAATGCATCTACTTGAtcttttcaagaaaaatattgtggaggATCGGTTGCTGGATTTGGTTGATAAGTACAGTGAAGATATGCAATTACATGGAGGTGAAGTTGTGAATACGATGAGAGTTGCAGCATGGTGTTTGCAAAACGATTTCACAAGGAGGCCTTCCATGTCTATGGTGGTTAAGGTCTTAGAGGGTGCTGTAAATGTTGAATCTGACCTAGATTATTTCTTCTCCAATCAATCTTTACCAAACATGAGAGCTGGAGTTGAAAACCAGGAAGTGCACATTGTTGCTGCTTCTTCATTATTTCCTTCAATTCTATCAGGACCTCGATAA
- the LOC115976695 gene encoding WAT1-related protein At5g40240-like, with protein sequence MDVNYYKDGVLPFAALVMVEVCNVGMVTLSKAAMTSGMSNFSFVVYYNALGTFILFLYYIFHRYRSRGPPLTFSLLLKFFLLGLLGICLEQICAIAGIKYSSPTLAMAMGNLIPGFTFLLAVIFRMEELALRSTSSQAKIIGTIVSISGAFIVTFYKGPPVFEASSSFKTSLQQNLAQMSNWVLGGLLLTITCLSSATWNIFQAAIVKEYPEKMTLVFFSCFFGTIQCAVISLIAERNVSSWALQPRIRVIAVIYGAISGSVIRNSVLAWCLQKKGPVYVALFKPLGTAIAVIMAIIFLGEIPHLGSLIGSIVIAFGFYTVMWGQAKEKVIVGDSVHCLESSTQKTPLLQNT encoded by the exons atggatgtAAATTATTACAAGGATGGAGTACTGCCCTTTGCAGCACTGGTTATGGTAGAGGTTTGCAACGTGGGCATGGTGACACTAAGCAAAGCAGCTATGACAAGTGGGATGAGcaacttttcttttgttgtttacTACAATGCTCTTGGCACCTTCATCCTTTTCCTGTATTACATCTTCCACCGCTACAG AAGCAGGGGACCTCCTCTCACTTTCTCCCTCCTCTTAAAGTTCTTCCTCCTTGGACTCCTTGG GATTTGTTTGGAGCAGATTTGTGCTATTGCAGGTATCAAATACAGCTCTCCAACTCTTGCAATGGCTATGGGAAACCTTATTCCAGGTTTTACATTCTTGCTTGCAGTCATTTTCAG GATGGAAGAACTAGCTCTGAGAAGTACAAGCAGTCAGGCTAAAATTATAGGCACCATAGTATCAATATCAGGAGCATTCATAGTGACTTTCTATAAGGGGCCACCAGTTTTTGAGGCTTCATCCTCTTTTAAGACCTCTCTTCAGCAAAATCTCGCACAAATGTCAAACTGGGTTCTTGGAGGCCTTCTCCTTACAATCACTTGTCTGTCTTCTGCAACATGGAACATTTTTCAG GCAGCAATTGTTAAAGAGTACCCAGAAAAAATGACCCTAGTCTTTTTCTCCTGCTTCTTTGGGACCATCCAATGTGCAGTTATCTCTTTAATTGCAGAAAGAAATGTAAGTTCTTGGGCACTGCAACCCAGGATTCGAGTGATTGCTGTTATCTATGGG GCAATTAGTGGGAGTGTCATCCGTAACAGTGTTTTAGCTTGGTGTTTGCAAAAGAAGGGGCCTGTTTATGTGGCCCTGTTCAAGCCACTAGGCACTGCCATTGCGGTTATCATGGCAATCATATTCCTTGGTGAAATTCCTCATCTTGGCAG TTTGATTGGTTCTATTGTAATTGCCTTTGGATTTTATACTGTGATGTGGGGGCAAGCCAAGGAGAAAGTAATTGTTGGTGACAGCGTTCATTGCTTGGAATCATCCACCCAAAAGACCCCACTTTTGCAAAACACATAA
- the LOC115976693 gene encoding RING-H2 finger protein ATL46 yields MCQNELGLCLNTKSLGFCYYMVYECTYMICGMSNYKEHKWFLEHTHMKMSWVQYQILQKDGYLSYPPSPPLPPLSSSPYTGTFHKESAPSSSNGTRISPAVLFIIVILAVLFFISGLLHLLVRFLIKHPSSSASTQSNRYPEISSSDALQRQLQQLFHLHDSGLDQAFIDALPVFQYKEIVGLKEPFDCAVCLCEFSEKDKLRLLPMCSHAFHISCIDTWLLSNSTCPLCRGALYTPGFSIENPIFDYDDLREEDGCTGYGENRLTSTQKTVEMEEIVVDKGVFPVRLGKFRKLNVEAGEAGGETSSSNLDARRCYSMGSYQYVLANSDLRVALCHDPQGGDITLTKERENNGNSSVDGDVEGKKISSVTKGESYSVSKIWLWSKKGKFSSSSDAQMDILPSLKMELPWMSKTQGA; encoded by the coding sequence ATGTGTCAAAATGAGTTGGGGTTGTGTTTGAATACAAAGAGTTTGGGGTTTTGTTACTACATGGTTTATGAGTGTACCTATATGATCTGTGGTATGTCAAACTACAAAGAGCATAAGTGGTTTTTGGAGCACACCCATATGAAGATGTCTTGGGTTCAGTATCAAATCTTGCAAAAAGATGGCTATTTGAGCTACCCTCcttctcctcctcttcctcctttgTCTTCATCACCATATACTGGTACTTTTCATAAAGAATCTGCCCCTTCTTCATCAAATGGTACTAGGATAAGTCCAGCAGTTCTTTTCATTATAGTAATTCTGGCTGTACTGTTTTTTATTTCTGGTTTACTCCACCTGCTTGTTAGATTTCTCATAAAGCACCCATCTTCCTCAGCATCTACTCAATCTAATAGATACCCAGAAATTTCTAGCTCCGATGCTCTTCAGAGACAGCTACAACAACTCTTCCATCTACATGACTCTGGTCTAGATCAAGCTTTTATAGATGCTCTTCCTGTTTTCCAGTATAAAGAGATAGTGGGTCTCAAAGAGCCATTTGATTGTGCTGTTTGTCTGTGTGAGTTTTCTGAAAAGGACAAGCTCAGATTGCTTCCCATGTGTAGCCATGCTTTCCATATCAGTTGTATAGACACTTGGCTCCTATCAAATTCAACATGTCCTCTTTGTAGAGGGGCCCTCTATACTCCTGGGTTTTCAATTGAAAACCCAATTTTTGATTATGATGATTTACGAGAAGAAGATGGGTGTACTGGTTATGGAGAAAATCGGTTAACTTCTACTCAAAAAACAGTGGAAATGGAAGAAATTGTTGTTGATAAGGGGGTTTTCCCAGTGAGGCTTGGAAAATTCAGAAAGCTAAATGTTGAGGCAGGGGAGGCTGGAGGAGAGACCAGTAGTAGTAATTTAGATGCAAGAAGATGTTATTCAATGGGCTCATATCAGTATGTGCTTGCCAATTCAGACCTACGGGTAGCCTTGTGCCATGATCCACAAGGCGGTGATATTACACtgacaaaagagagagaaaataatggGAATTCCTCAGTTGATGGGGATGTGGAAGGAAAAAAGATTAGTAGTGTGACTAAAGGTGAGAGCTATTCTGTGTCCAAGATTTGGCTCTGGTCAAAGAAAGGCAAATTTTCAAGTTCTTCAGATGCCCAGATGGATATACTGCCTTCCCTTAAAATGGAATTGCCATGGATGAGTAAAACACAAGGGGCATGA